Proteins encoded together in one Streptomyces umbrinus window:
- a CDS encoding beta-ketoacyl-[acyl-carrier-protein] synthase family protein — translation MNREAEVVVTGIGAVTCHGAGAGTLWRAMTAAGVRLPDRPADPLARMELPLINLVPDLCPGAVPAAGRASRFASLAAAEALSDAGLDAASLSTLRTAVVLGSCMGEPGGNERGRGTDGGWAPPFRLATALAAELGLFATVHDLGNACAAGGYALGVAADLVRAGEADVVIAGGSDAYSRVALGCFNRLGAVDPERCRPFERDRAGTVFAEGAGILVVESAAHARARGALPAVRLDAVAWSCDADHPTAPGADGEQIVRAMREAVGGAPDTVGCVVPHGTGTRLNDVLESRALHRVLGPRAARVPLFSLKALLGHSGGASAALGAVAAALILRHGEIPPNVPLKEQDPECAVLLPQDGPVPPAAGAGRVLVNAYGFGGNNASLVLARTGGESR, via the coding sequence ATGAACCGCGAGGCCGAGGTCGTGGTCACCGGGATCGGCGCCGTCACCTGCCACGGTGCGGGCGCCGGCACGTTGTGGCGCGCCATGACGGCGGCCGGCGTCCGGCTGCCCGACCGGCCGGCGGACCCGCTGGCCCGGATGGAGCTGCCGCTGATCAACCTGGTGCCCGACCTTTGCCCCGGTGCCGTCCCGGCGGCCGGGCGGGCGAGCCGCTTCGCCTCGCTCGCCGCCGCCGAGGCGCTGTCCGACGCCGGCCTCGACGCCGCGTCGCTTTCCACGCTTCGTACGGCCGTTGTGCTCGGCAGCTGCATGGGCGAGCCGGGCGGCAACGAGCGTGGGCGGGGGACGGACGGCGGCTGGGCGCCGCCGTTCCGCCTCGCCACGGCGCTGGCCGCCGAACTCGGCCTGTTCGCCACGGTCCACGACCTGGGCAACGCCTGCGCGGCCGGGGGCTACGCCCTCGGCGTCGCGGCGGACCTGGTGCGCGCGGGCGAGGCGGACGTGGTGATCGCCGGCGGGTCCGACGCGTACTCGAGGGTCGCGCTCGGCTGCTTCAACCGGCTCGGCGCGGTCGACCCGGAGCGCTGCCGGCCCTTCGAACGCGACCGGGCCGGCACGGTCTTCGCCGAGGGCGCGGGCATCCTCGTCGTCGAGTCGGCGGCGCACGCCCGGGCGCGGGGCGCGCTGCCCGCGGTACGGCTCGACGCGGTGGCGTGGAGCTGTGACGCGGACCATCCCACGGCTCCCGGAGCCGACGGGGAGCAGATCGTACGGGCCATGCGCGAGGCCGTGGGCGGGGCGCCGGACACCGTGGGCTGCGTCGTGCCCCACGGCACGGGCACCCGGCTGAACGACGTCCTGGAGAGCCGTGCGCTGCACCGGGTCCTCGGACCGCGTGCCGCACGCGTGCCGCTCTTCAGCCTCAAGGCGCTCCTCGGCCACTCGGGCGGAGCGTCCGCCGCGCTCGGCGCGGTCGCGGCGGCACTGATCCTGCGGCACGGCGAGATCCCGCCGAACGTGCCGCTGAAGGAACAGGACCCCGAGTGCGCGGTCCTGCTGCCACAGGACGGCCCGGTGCCGCCGGCCGCGGGGGCCGGGCGGGTGCTGGTCAACGCCTACGGGTTCGGCGGGAACAACGCGTCGCTGGTCCTGGCGCGTACGGGAGGTGAGAGCCGGTGA
- a CDS encoding acyl-CoA thioesterase: MTTNTADIEAAVLALQEPSSLEIRPRYEGSNICTWIGFKHVNYLVEEAVLNHLRQAGIAPGAVYEAYGLCTDIVDIDTRILHAFHIDDAAVAEVKPHRRAKDDELLFAVTLHVRRDTPLKAVTSTVRVQLRLDPRGGGEQPVPAALAPFAVDRLAAKPGWTPEPVEADLDADDLVKELTAGRNAYAWKFRIPYWYCHFTERQQMSGYLRLMEEAKDRLVADRGVSIKTLLDEQNWIPVVPHSRITVLDEARMEEDLYVVLTVENVFKGFTYDSRMDTYVVREGRLVQTATGRITHGYAVIENRRDWSLVPFDDRMNAALEGRSA; this comes from the coding sequence GTGACCACGAACACCGCTGACATCGAGGCCGCGGTCCTCGCCCTCCAGGAGCCCAGTTCCCTGGAGATCAGGCCCCGCTACGAGGGCTCCAACATCTGCACCTGGATCGGCTTCAAGCACGTCAACTACCTCGTCGAGGAAGCCGTCCTGAACCATCTCAGGCAGGCCGGGATCGCCCCCGGCGCGGTCTACGAGGCCTACGGACTGTGCACGGACATCGTCGACATCGACACCCGCATCCTGCACGCCTTCCACATCGACGACGCCGCGGTCGCCGAGGTGAAGCCGCACCGCAGGGCCAAGGACGACGAACTGCTCTTCGCCGTCACCCTGCATGTGCGGCGCGACACGCCGCTCAAGGCCGTCACCTCGACCGTACGGGTCCAGCTGCGGCTCGACCCGCGTGGCGGCGGCGAGCAGCCCGTCCCGGCCGCGCTCGCGCCGTTCGCCGTCGACCGGCTCGCGGCGAAACCCGGCTGGACGCCGGAACCCGTCGAGGCGGACCTCGACGCCGACGACCTGGTCAAGGAGCTGACGGCCGGGCGCAACGCGTACGCCTGGAAGTTCCGTATCCCCTACTGGTACTGCCACTTCACCGAGCGCCAGCAGATGTCGGGCTATCTGCGGCTCATGGAGGAGGCCAAGGACCGGCTCGTCGCCGACCGCGGGGTCTCCATCAAGACGCTGCTCGACGAGCAGAACTGGATCCCGGTCGTGCCGCACTCGCGCATCACCGTGCTCGACGAGGCGCGCATGGAGGAGGACCTGTATGTCGTCCTCACCGTCGAGAACGTCTTCAAGGGCTTCACGTACGACTCCCGCATGGACACGTACGTCGTGCGCGAGGGACGGCTGGTACAGACCGCGACCGGCCGGATCACCCACGGCTACGCGGTGATCGAGAACCGCCGCGACTGGAGCCTGGTGCCCTTCGACGACCGGATGAACGCGGCCCTGGAGGGTCGGTCGGCATGA
- a CDS encoding alpha/beta fold hydrolase: protein MSEARSGSGAGGGLGAGGRRAAVVRLRREARVGLLPVRVIVLHGLAGSASVWHAYEQHALERVELWEGTLPWSAEGDPDWSLRDDPSDHVERALDAVPGGVDVLVAHSFTAGPALEAIARRGSRAPRAAVVVAPFHRRSPADFSWDDATYYLGGFHRILEEGLRISAGDRLSPQLRAAMALRVRDRIGPYGWQQFFGAYLRSPFLDVAALRLPVLVVAGAQDFAAPPEDAVALAAALPGGRLRLFDDCGHFAMAEQPRRFADAVHALLSEVFPEPSESPAHAGSPGHRAPSGRPADRAPSDVSLLPIPTPTHRS from the coding sequence GTGTCCGAGGCCCGTAGCGGCTCCGGCGCGGGCGGCGGGCTCGGGGCCGGCGGGCGGCGGGCGGCTGTCGTGAGGTTGCGGCGGGAGGCCCGTGTGGGCCTGTTGCCGGTGAGGGTGATCGTGCTGCACGGGCTGGCCGGGAGTGCGTCCGTGTGGCATGCCTACGAGCAACACGCGCTGGAACGTGTCGAGTTGTGGGAGGGCACACTGCCCTGGAGTGCCGAGGGCGATCCCGACTGGAGTCTGCGCGACGATCCCTCGGACCACGTGGAGCGGGCGCTGGACGCGGTGCCAGGCGGCGTCGACGTGCTCGTCGCGCACTCCTTCACCGCGGGGCCCGCCCTGGAGGCGATCGCGCGCCGCGGGAGCCGGGCACCGCGCGCCGCCGTGGTCGTCGCCCCCTTCCACCGGCGCAGCCCCGCCGACTTCTCCTGGGACGACGCCACGTACTACCTGGGCGGCTTCCACCGCATCCTCGAAGAGGGCCTGCGGATCAGCGCGGGCGACCGGCTGTCGCCGCAGCTGCGCGCCGCGATGGCGCTGCGGGTGCGGGACCGGATCGGGCCGTACGGCTGGCAGCAGTTCTTCGGCGCGTATCTGCGCAGCCCCTTCCTCGATGTGGCCGCGCTGCGGCTCCCGGTGCTCGTCGTGGCCGGGGCGCAGGACTTCGCGGCGCCGCCGGAGGACGCCGTCGCGCTGGCCGCGGCGCTGCCCGGCGGCAGGCTCCGGCTCTTCGACGACTGCGGCCACTTCGCGATGGCGGAGCAGCCCCGGCGCTTCGCGGACGCGGTACACGCGCTGCTGAGCGAGGTCTTCCCCGAGCCGTCCGAGAGCCCCGCCCACGCCGGTTCCCCCGGGCACCGCGCACCTTCCGGCCGCCCCGCGGACCGCGCTCCCTCCGACGTTTCCCTTCTGCCCATCCCTACGCCTACGCACCGGAGTTGA
- a CDS encoding beta-ketoacyl synthase N-terminal-like domain-containing protein, whose amino-acid sequence MSTARTTQAVITGLGTAVRGLDGPAGLLGPLPAGHRSAADPVSRLTGRGLRYKDRATKLAMAAARDALKAARLIDDSGELTVPGESTGVVASTNYGNCDTVCETVQTIAESTYLATSPMLLPATSSNVVASWLAITHGLRGANLTLCNGPTSGLDAVNWARLLIAAGRLDRALVVGVEPDNPAVRHVTETPDPDAYDEDGAPELFDGAVALVVESPASAEARGVRAVAGIGPYARRGVHADAVAEVRALRPGPVGLWCVPEHPAGLRAPAPGLGAGAGTAPVHDLSAWYGPASGALGVMQCAAAAVWLAERATGPARGGVLDRGAGAACDDVVLVSAGTGDAGGDDAGSALILTAPGAAVPRLVDSAR is encoded by the coding sequence GTGAGCACCGCGCGCACCACGCAGGCCGTGATCACCGGGCTCGGTACGGCCGTACGAGGTCTCGACGGACCGGCGGGCCTGCTCGGGCCGTTGCCCGCGGGGCACCGGTCCGCGGCCGACCCCGTCTCCCGGCTCACAGGGCGGGGTCTGCGCTACAAGGACCGGGCCACCAAGCTCGCCATGGCCGCGGCCCGGGATGCCCTCAAGGCGGCTCGGCTGATCGACGACTCGGGCGAGCTGACGGTGCCGGGCGAGAGCACGGGCGTCGTCGCCAGCACCAACTACGGCAACTGCGACACCGTCTGCGAGACCGTGCAGACCATCGCCGAGTCCACGTACCTGGCGACCAGTCCGATGCTGCTGCCCGCCACCTCCAGCAACGTGGTCGCCTCCTGGCTGGCCATCACGCACGGACTGCGCGGGGCCAACCTGACGTTGTGCAACGGGCCCACGTCCGGGCTCGACGCCGTGAACTGGGCCCGGCTCCTCATCGCCGCCGGGCGGCTGGACCGGGCGCTCGTCGTCGGGGTCGAGCCGGACAACCCGGCCGTGCGCCACGTCACGGAGACCCCGGATCCGGACGCCTACGACGAGGACGGCGCCCCGGAGCTCTTCGACGGGGCGGTGGCGCTGGTCGTCGAATCGCCCGCCTCGGCCGAGGCGAGGGGCGTACGGGCGGTGGCCGGCATCGGTCCGTACGCCCGCAGGGGCGTCCACGCCGACGCGGTCGCCGAGGTACGGGCGCTGCGGCCGGGTCCGGTGGGTCTGTGGTGCGTGCCGGAACATCCGGCCGGGCTGCGCGCGCCGGCCCCTGGACTCGGCGCGGGAGCCGGGACGGCACCGGTTCACGATCTGTCCGCGTGGTACGGGCCCGCGTCGGGCGCGCTGGGAGTCATGCAGTGTGCCGCGGCGGCCGTCTGGCTGGCGGAGCGGGCGACCGGCCCTGCTCGCGGCGGCGTGCTCGACCGCGGCGCCGGCGCGGCGTGCGACGACGTCGTGCTCGTCAGCGCCGGCACGGGTGACGCCGGCGGTGACGACGCGGGCTCGGCCCTCATCCTCACCGCTCCGGGCGCCGCGGTGCCCCGGCTCGTGGACAGTGCGCGATGA
- a CDS encoding beta-ketoacyl synthase N-terminal-like domain-containing protein, giving the protein MSWLVTGMGAVASIGGSVEEIFGSLIAGRSGLAPLRGYDRDSFRAQVAYEIDDRPAQGVDEPLRATRWLERAVAAAAGDAGLGDDLSRVPVLVGTTLRELRSVELSWRDKVPFDAADLHFGTMLRRRFNAADTHTVANACSASLYTLALGTDLLELGAADTVVVAGVDTITESTYGLLDRCYPEAPDRVRPFDRARRGMLQGEGAVAVVLRRESDGPGAGTHVHARVRGVAVNCDAYHPSAPDAKNIAAAVEEAHRRAGVRPADIDLVMLHGTGTPLNDEAESTALGTVFAGLDPSPYMTAIKSMTGHTAGASGLHSLVAAVDVMRRGTVPPTVYLDDPVDAVAGFRLVRGAAERPMEPLRIAQIDSFGFGGLNAVAVVERVDEPPARDAVRDEGAGL; this is encoded by the coding sequence ATGAGCTGGCTCGTGACCGGGATGGGCGCCGTCGCCAGTATCGGCGGCAGCGTCGAGGAGATCTTCGGTTCGCTGATCGCGGGCCGCAGCGGGCTCGCGCCGCTGCGGGGCTACGACCGCGACAGTTTCCGCGCGCAGGTCGCGTACGAGATCGACGACCGTCCGGCGCAGGGCGTCGACGAACCGCTGCGGGCCACCCGCTGGCTGGAGCGGGCCGTCGCGGCGGCGGCCGGGGACGCCGGCCTCGGCGACGATCTGTCACGGGTGCCGGTGCTCGTCGGCACCACCCTGCGCGAACTGCGCTCGGTGGAGCTGTCCTGGCGGGACAAGGTGCCCTTCGACGCGGCCGACCTGCACTTCGGCACCATGCTGCGGCGCCGTTTCAACGCCGCCGACACCCACACCGTGGCCAACGCCTGCTCGGCCTCGCTCTACACATTGGCGCTCGGCACCGACCTGCTCGAACTGGGGGCGGCGGACACCGTCGTCGTCGCCGGGGTCGACACCATCACCGAGAGCACGTACGGCCTGCTCGACCGCTGCTACCCCGAAGCCCCCGACCGGGTGCGGCCCTTCGACCGGGCCCGGCGCGGGATGCTCCAGGGCGAGGGTGCCGTGGCGGTCGTACTGCGCCGGGAGAGCGACGGTCCGGGCGCCGGGACCCACGTCCACGCACGGGTGCGGGGCGTCGCCGTCAACTGCGACGCGTACCACCCCTCGGCGCCCGACGCGAAGAACATCGCCGCGGCCGTCGAGGAGGCGCACCGGCGGGCGGGTGTGCGGCCCGCCGACATCGACCTCGTCATGCTGCACGGCACCGGGACCCCCCTGAACGACGAGGCCGAGTCCACCGCGCTCGGCACGGTGTTCGCGGGCCTCGACCCCTCGCCGTACATGACGGCGATCAAGTCGATGACCGGGCACACCGCCGGTGCCTCGGGGCTGCACAGCCTGGTCGCGGCGGTCGACGTGATGCGGCGCGGGACCGTCCCGCCGACCGTGTACCTGGACGATCCGGTGGACGCCGTGGCCGGATTCCGGCTGGTGCGAGGGGCCGCCGAGCGGCCCATGGAGCCGCTGCGCATCGCGCAGATCGACTCGTTCGGCTTCGGCGGGCTCAACGCGGTCGCCGTCGTGGAGCGGGTCGACGAACCCCCGGCACGAGATGCCGTACGGGACGAAGGAGCGGGACTGTGA
- a CDS encoding beta-ketoacyl-[acyl-carrier-protein] synthase family protein, whose protein sequence is MNASIHTDVPGHSAREAAGRRVVITGLGVVTSIGIGVEAFTEGLRAGASGVKPITAFDTTGFAHANGCEVTDFVPERWITRQQPEELGRASQFSVAAARMAVEDAGLSAADVRARRSLVSVGTTDGESRDLDQLVAAGIESGPEEYEPAVARRIPAGRLSAGIVRELELEDVESVTIPTACAAGNYAVGYGYDALRSGDVDIALCGGADAACRKTFTGFYRLGTIAPEVCRPFDKDREGILTGEGAGILLMESLDSALARGARIYAEVLGYGLACDALHPVAPDRDSIARTIRIAHRNAGVTPDQVDFVSAHGTGTKANDITEAGAIRQVFGEDAMPRTVSIKSMIGHSMGAASAVSAAACALAITEGFIPPTVNHRETDPECGVDCVPNEAVEAELSVVQNNALAFGGNNAVLILGAYRDRSAA, encoded by the coding sequence ATGAACGCTTCGATCCACACAGACGTGCCAGGTCACAGTGCACGTGAGGCCGCCGGACGCCGGGTGGTCATCACCGGCCTCGGCGTGGTCACCAGCATCGGCATCGGTGTCGAGGCCTTCACCGAGGGCCTGCGTGCGGGTGCGAGCGGAGTCAAGCCGATCACCGCGTTCGACACGACCGGCTTCGCCCACGCCAACGGCTGCGAGGTCACCGACTTCGTGCCGGAGCGCTGGATCACCCGGCAGCAGCCCGAGGAACTCGGCAGAGCGAGCCAGTTCTCGGTTGCCGCCGCCAGGATGGCGGTCGAGGACGCGGGCCTGAGCGCGGCGGACGTGCGAGCCCGCCGTTCCCTGGTGTCCGTCGGCACCACGGACGGCGAGTCCCGCGATCTCGATCAGCTCGTCGCGGCGGGCATCGAGAGCGGCCCCGAGGAGTACGAACCCGCCGTCGCCCGGCGTATCCCCGCCGGACGCCTTTCCGCGGGCATCGTCCGCGAACTGGAGCTGGAGGACGTCGAGTCCGTGACGATCCCGACCGCGTGCGCGGCGGGCAACTACGCGGTCGGCTACGGCTACGACGCGCTGCGCAGCGGTGACGTCGACATCGCTCTGTGCGGCGGTGCCGACGCCGCCTGCCGCAAGACGTTCACCGGCTTCTACCGGCTCGGCACCATCGCCCCGGAGGTGTGCCGGCCCTTCGACAAGGACCGCGAGGGCATTCTCACCGGCGAGGGCGCCGGCATCCTCCTCATGGAGAGTCTGGACTCGGCGCTCGCGCGCGGCGCCCGGATCTACGCCGAGGTGCTCGGCTACGGGCTCGCCTGCGACGCCCTGCATCCCGTTGCCCCGGACCGGGACAGCATCGCGAGGACGATACGGATCGCGCACCGCAACGCGGGTGTGACCCCGGACCAGGTCGACTTCGTCTCCGCGCACGGCACCGGTACCAAGGCCAACGACATCACCGAGGCGGGCGCCATCCGCCAGGTGTTCGGCGAGGACGCCATGCCGCGCACGGTCTCCATCAAGTCGATGATCGGCCACAGCATGGGGGCCGCCAGCGCGGTGTCCGCCGCGGCCTGCGCGCTCGCGATCACCGAGGGCTTCATCCCGCCGACGGTCAACCACCGGGAGACCGACCCGGAGTGCGGTGTCGACTGCGTGCCCAACGAGGCCGTCGAGGCGGAGCTGTCCGTCGTGCAGAACAACGCGCTCGCCTTCGGCGGCAACAACGCCGTACTGATCCTCGGGGCCTACCGGGACCGGAGCGCGGCATGA
- a CDS encoding acyl carrier protein: protein MPNANVTTVLDAARKQEIKEIVCDILEIDEDEVTETSLFKEEHDADSLRAIEILAALERTQKVTIDQAELSRMVNLEGVYVVVAEAARN, encoded by the coding sequence ATGCCCAACGCGAACGTGACGACCGTGCTTGACGCTGCTCGCAAGCAGGAGATCAAGGAGATCGTCTGCGACATTCTCGAGATCGACGAGGACGAGGTCACCGAGACCAGCCTCTTCAAGGAGGAGCACGACGCGGACTCGCTCCGCGCCATCGAGATCCTCGCCGCGCTGGAGCGCACCCAGAAGGTGACCATCGACCAGGCCGAGCTCAGCCGCATGGTCAACCTGGAGGGCGTCTACGTCGTGGTCGCCGAAGCCGCCCGCAACTGA
- a CDS encoding helix-turn-helix transcriptional regulator yields MLEPLGLGTHAAEVYRAMLERPDLSVDDLVTSLGRQPELVRSALDECVRLSLIKPSWDTPGELRVVSPEIGLQTLLARQESEFLERQKRIAEARIEVARFIDEYASTQERLRNTVTERLIGIDDIRARIEEFTQECSSELLALATGGPQTEASRQASQPLCEELAKRGVVMRSIYLDSVYNDPATVEHLRWLHSHGDQVRTTASLPSRMLLFDRTHAVLPIDPDASAAGALVLRGKGVIATLCELFDRVWESALPFSGGRPQPRERGDEELSGQEQAVLRLLGEGLTDEVVARKLGVSVRTGRRITAELMGRLGARSRFQAGLRAAQLGWLTGPEPVRAAGAGAGPQ; encoded by the coding sequence ATGCTGGAACCGCTGGGACTTGGAACCCATGCGGCCGAGGTCTACCGGGCCATGCTCGAACGTCCGGATCTCAGTGTTGATGACCTGGTGACCTCACTGGGGCGGCAGCCGGAGCTGGTGCGCTCCGCGCTCGACGAGTGCGTACGGCTCTCCCTCATCAAGCCTTCGTGGGACACACCCGGCGAGTTGCGTGTCGTGAGTCCGGAGATCGGGCTCCAGACGCTTCTCGCCCGGCAGGAGAGCGAGTTCCTGGAGCGGCAGAAGCGGATAGCCGAAGCACGGATAGAAGTAGCCCGGTTCATTGACGAGTACGCGTCCACCCAGGAGCGACTTCGCAATACCGTCACCGAGCGGCTCATCGGAATCGACGACATTCGGGCCCGTATCGAGGAATTCACTCAGGAATGCAGTTCCGAGCTGCTCGCCCTCGCGACCGGCGGGCCGCAGACCGAGGCGAGCCGCCAGGCCAGCCAGCCGCTCTGCGAGGAGCTGGCAAAGCGCGGTGTGGTGATGCGCAGCATTTACCTGGACAGCGTTTACAACGACCCCGCGACGGTGGAACATCTGCGCTGGCTGCATTCCCACGGCGACCAGGTGCGTACCACCGCTTCCCTGCCGTCCCGGATGCTGTTGTTCGACCGGACCCACGCCGTTCTGCCGATCGACCCGGACGCCTCGGCCGCCGGGGCGCTCGTGCTGCGTGGGAAGGGTGTCATCGCCACCCTCTGCGAACTCTTCGACCGGGTGTGGGAGAGCGCCCTCCCGTTCAGCGGGGGGCGGCCCCAGCCGCGCGAGCGCGGTGACGAGGAGCTGTCCGGGCAGGAGCAGGCCGTGCTGCGGCTGCTCGGCGAAGGCCTTACGGACGAGGTCGTCGCCCGAAAGCTGGGCGTCTCGGTGCGCACCGGGCGCCGTATCACCGCCGAGCTCATGGGCCGGCTCGGGGCCCGCAGCCGGTTCCAGGCGGGTCTGCGGGCCGCACAGCTCGGCTGGCTGACCGGGCCGGAGCCCGTGCGGGCCGCGGGGGCGGGGGCGGGACCGCAGTAA
- a CDS encoding gephyrin-like molybdotransferase receptor GlpR, with the protein MSSSGLIYAVIVGAWAAYLVPMWLRRQDELNEARPTERFSTAIRLLSGRAGMERRYAKDLRARSAEEGEHHGDPDGVTDSVDVRAFAMPPTRREARADVDAVRDARDVRDGRDVRDGRDVRDEARSEGQAQAQPASKQTPKQASKHASEQAARQASRQVSATVPKPGSPAGTAHPAPKSGRAADGRPVPRQGAKPSSNGASASAASSPARRAAAAEAAARARRSKVLARRRRTTVMLFMAFTLGAIVAAVGGLAFLWAPGVPAVMLSVYIAYLRSQERRRFTYVMDRRRAEVAAQRLRERQPRRRPPTDPGAADEPEDGPEADTDPGLSALAADRRALVEQTDHAEWVDQQRERRSGPSGGDSWDPVPVPLPTYVTAPVAPRATSDVDLGGPDAWSSARSSTVEPAADGSVAEGEGELGEPDADDASDGAADARRAASARRARERGRTPLFDQYEDGDRPRAANE; encoded by the coding sequence GTGAGCAGCAGCGGCCTCATCTACGCAGTCATCGTCGGGGCCTGGGCCGCCTACTTGGTGCCTATGTGGCTCCGTAGGCAGGACGAGCTGAATGAGGCCCGTCCGACGGAACGCTTCAGCACCGCCATCCGGCTTCTGTCCGGCCGGGCGGGCATGGAGCGCCGGTACGCCAAGGACCTGCGGGCGCGCTCCGCCGAAGAGGGGGAGCACCACGGCGACCCGGACGGCGTCACCGATTCGGTGGACGTCCGGGCCTTCGCCATGCCTCCGACGCGTCGCGAGGCACGGGCCGACGTCGACGCCGTACGGGATGCACGGGACGTGCGTGACGGACGGGACGTGCGTGACGGACGGGACGTACGGGACGAAGCGCGGTCCGAGGGGCAGGCACAGGCGCAGCCCGCTTCGAAGCAGACGCCGAAGCAGGCGTCGAAACACGCATCGGAACAGGCGGCGCGGCAGGCGTCGAGACAGGTGTCCGCGACGGTGCCGAAGCCCGGCTCCCCGGCCGGCACCGCCCACCCCGCGCCGAAGTCCGGCCGTGCGGCGGACGGCCGGCCGGTGCCCCGGCAGGGTGCCAAGCCGTCGTCGAACGGAGCGTCCGCGTCCGCCGCGTCGTCCCCCGCGAGGCGGGCCGCGGCCGCCGAGGCGGCGGCGCGCGCCCGGCGCTCGAAGGTGCTCGCGCGCCGACGGCGTACGACGGTCATGCTCTTCATGGCCTTCACGCTCGGCGCGATCGTCGCGGCGGTCGGCGGACTCGCGTTCCTGTGGGCGCCCGGGGTGCCCGCGGTGATGCTGAGCGTCTACATCGCCTATCTGCGCTCCCAGGAGCGGCGGCGCTTCACCTACGTGATGGACCGCCGACGGGCCGAGGTGGCGGCGCAGCGGCTGCGGGAGCGGCAGCCCAGGCGGCGGCCGCCCACCGACCCGGGTGCCGCGGACGAGCCGGAGGACGGACCCGAGGCCGACACCGATCCCGGTCTGTCCGCGCTCGCCGCGGACCGCCGTGCCCTCGTCGAGCAGACCGACCACGCCGAGTGGGTCGACCAGCAGCGCGAGCGCCGGAGCGGCCCCTCCGGCGGCGACAGCTGGGACCCCGTCCCGGTGCCGCTGCCGACGTACGTGACCGCCCCGGTCGCCCCGCGCGCCACGTCCGACGTCGACCTGGGCGGACCCGACGCCTGGAGCTCGGCCCGGTCCAGCACGGTCGAACCGGCCGCCGACGGCTCGGTGGCCGAGGGGGAGGGTGAGTTGGGTGAGCCCGACGCGGACGACGCGTCGGACGGTGCCGCGGACGCCCGGCGCGCGGCCTCGGCCCGGCGCGCCCGCGAACGCGGTCGCACGCCCCTCTTCGACCAGTACGAGGACGGCGACCGGCCGCGCGCGGCCAACGAGTGA
- a CDS encoding GNAT family N-acetyltransferase: protein MDGDVVLRPIKLRDQRAWRDVNRRNRDWLRPWEATIPPPTPSGPIAHRPTYRQMVRHLRAEANSGRMLPFVIEYQGRLVGQLTVAGITWGSMCSGHIGYWVDEAVAGRGVMPTAVALVSDHCFRTVGLHRIEVCIRPENGPSRRVVEKLGFRDEGLRPRYLHIDGAWRDHLVFALTAEEVPEGLLARWRRTRSRNTSENSPRDTPRNTA, encoded by the coding sequence GTGGACGGCGATGTGGTCCTCCGGCCCATAAAGCTGCGCGACCAGCGGGCCTGGCGCGACGTGAACCGCCGTAACCGGGACTGGCTGCGCCCCTGGGAGGCGACCATTCCGCCGCCCACGCCCAGCGGGCCGATCGCCCACCGGCCGACCTACCGCCAGATGGTCCGGCATCTGCGCGCCGAGGCGAACTCGGGGCGGATGCTGCCGTTCGTCATCGAGTACCAGGGGCGGCTCGTCGGGCAGTTGACGGTCGCCGGAATCACCTGGGGCTCGATGTGCTCGGGCCATATCGGCTACTGGGTGGACGAGGCGGTAGCCGGCCGCGGAGTGATGCCGACGGCCGTGGCGCTTGTCTCCGACCACTGCTTCCGAACCGTTGGTCTGCACCGCATCGAGGTCTGTATTCGGCCCGAGAACGGGCCGAGCCGACGGGTCGTGGAGAAACTCGGATTCCGTGACGAAGGCCTTCGTCCACGCTATCTCCACATCGACGGCGCCTGGCGTGACCACCTCGTCTTCGCGCTCACGGCCGAGGAGGTGCCCGAAGGTCTGCTGGCCCGCTGGCGCCGGACACGCTCGCGGAACACGTCCGAAAACTCACCGCGGGACACGCCCCGGAACACCGCGTAA
- a CDS encoding MogA/MoaB family molybdenum cofactor biosynthesis protein has product MTAGPTGPVASAEPPIGGAPTAPYSALVVTASNRAAAGVYEDKGGPLIAEGLASYGFKVDGPKVVPDGDPVEAALRDGVRAGYDVIVTTGGTGISPTDRTPEATRKVITYEVPGIPEAIRAFGREKVPTAALSRGLAGVAERTLIVNLPGSTGGVRDGLAVLERLLIHAVDQIRGGDHPRPSGGAS; this is encoded by the coding sequence ATGACGGCGGGACCGACGGGACCGGTGGCTTCGGCCGAGCCGCCGATCGGAGGCGCGCCGACCGCTCCGTACAGCGCGCTCGTGGTGACGGCCTCGAACCGTGCGGCGGCCGGGGTCTACGAGGACAAGGGCGGCCCTCTGATCGCCGAGGGCCTGGCCTCGTACGGCTTCAAGGTGGACGGGCCGAAGGTCGTGCCCGACGGGGATCCGGTGGAGGCGGCGCTGCGCGACGGCGTCCGGGCCGGGTACGACGTCATCGTGACCACCGGCGGCACGGGCATCTCACCCACCGACCGCACCCCCGAGGCCACGCGGAAGGTGATCACGTACGAGGTGCCGGGCATTCCCGAGGCCATCAGGGCGTTCGGAAGAGAGAAGGTGCCCACGGCGGCGCTCTCCCGGGGGCTCGCCGGGGTCGCGGAGAGGACGCTGATCGTGAACCTTCCCGGTTCCACCGGCGGGGTGCGGGACGGCCTCGCCGTTCTCGAACGCCTCCTGATCCACGCCGTCGACCAGATCCGCGGCGGCGACCACCCCAGACCCAGCGGGGGTGCCAGCTGA